In the Clostridium gelidum genome, TGTTGAAGGTGTAAATAATACTCTTGATTCAGTAATAGGACCATTAAATATTGCAGCAGAGTATGTAGAGAGAATAAGTAAAGGTGATATACCAGAGAAGATAACAGACACATATTATGGAGACTTTAATGAAATAAAGAACAATTTAAATAACTGTATAGATGTAATGAGAGGGTTATTAACTGAAACTAATAATCTAATAAAGGCAACACAAGAGGGCAAACTTGATACACGAGGAAATTCAGCAGCATTTGTTGGGGATTGGGGTACGTTAATTGATGGTGTAAATAAATTAATAGATGCTTTTGTAGCACCAATAAATATAACAGCAGAATATGTAGAGAGAATAAGTAAGGGAGATATACCAGAAAAAATAACAGACACATACTACGGAGACTTCAATGAAATAAAGAACAATTTAAATAATTGTATAGATGTAATGAGAGGGTTATTAACTGAAACTAATAATCTAATAAAGGCAACACAAGAAGGAAAACTTGATACACGAGGAAATTCAGCAGCATTTGCTGGAGATTGGGGTACATTAGTTGGTGGAGTAAATAAATTAATAGATGCTTTTGTAGCACCAATAAATATAACAGCAGAGTATATAGACAGAATAAGTAAAGGAGATATACCAGAGAAGATAACAGACACATATAATGGAGACTTTAATGAAATAAAGAACAATTTAAATAACTGTATAGATGTAATGAGAGGGTTATTAACTGAAACTAATAATCTAATAAAGGCAACACAAGAAGGCAAACTTGATACACGAGGAAATTCAGCAGCATTTGTTGGAGATTGGGGCACGTTAATTGATGGTGTAAATAAATTAATAGATGCTTTTGTAGCACCAATAAATATAACAGCAGAGTATATAGACAGAATAAGTAAAGGAGATATACCAGAGAAAATAACAGACACATATCATGGAGACTTTAATGAAATAAAGAATAATTTAAATAACTGTATAGATAATATTAGAGAATTGGTAACAGAGTCAATTATGCTATCAAAGGCTGCTATAGAAGGAAAGTTAGATACGAGAGCAGATGAATCAAAGCACAACGGGGATTTTAGAAAGATAGTAGAAGGTGTAAATGAGTTAATCGAAGCTATGGTAAAACCAATACAAGAAGTAAATAGTGTTATGAACGAAATGTCTAAAGGAAATTTAGGAGTTTCTGTAAAGGGAGATTACAAAGGAGAATTTGGAGTATTAGCAAATACTATTAATAATTTCAGAGAACGTTTGAAAAATATTATTGGAGAAATTTCTGAAGTTATAGGGAAAATTTCTGAAGGCAATCTTGTGATTGAAGATGTTAGAGAATTTGGAGGAGACTTCAAAAGTATTTCTGTTTCATTAAATACAATAATAGAGTCTTTAAATTCGGTGCTTAGTGAAATAAATACTGCATCAGATCAAGTGTTTACAGGATCAAGTCAAGTTTCAGATGGTAGTCAAGCACTATCTCAAGGAGCCACAGAGCAAGCAAGTGCTATAGAAGAATTAACATCTTCTATAACAGAAGTAGCAGCACAAACTAAGGAAAATGCTATTAATGCAAACCAAGCTAAGGATCTTTCGCTTAATGTAAAGGAAAAGGCTGAAGAAGGTAATAGACATATGAGTGAAATGCTCAAATCTATGGGTGAAATAAATGAGTCTTCTGCAAATATTTCAAAAATAATAAAAGTAATAGATGAAATAGCTTTCCAAACTAATATACTTGCACTTAACGCAGCAGTGGAAGCAGCAAGAGCAGGTCAACATGGTAAAGGATTTGCAGTAGTTGCTGAAGAAGTAAGAAACTTAGCAGCAAGAAGTGCAAATGCAGCTAAAGAAACTACAGCTCTTATTGAAGGTTCTATAAAGAAATCTGAAAAAGGTACTGAGATTGCAAATAATACAGCAAAAGCTTTATATGAAATAGTAGATGGAGTATCAAAAGCAGCTACCCTTGTAGCAGAAATAGCAGCATCTTCGAATGAACAAGCTACTGGTATTTCGCAAATAAACCTGGGAATTGAGCAAGTATCACAAGTTGTTCAAACAAATTCAGCAACTGCAGAGGAAAGCGCAGCGGCGAGTGAGGAACTTTCAAGCCAATCACAAATGCTTAAAGAGATGGTTTCTAGTTTTAAACTTAAAAATGATAATGGTAATAGTTCATTAAATAATGGCGCTAAAAACTATAAAAACAAACAATCTTATATTAAAGAAAATAAAGTTGCTTTTAAAGAAGTAGCAGCCACATCAAGTAAACCTAAAATAGCATTAAGTGATAATGAATTCGGTAAATACTAAATTGGACAATAATTAAAATAACCACCATCTCCTAATTATATTTATTGTATACAAATATAAGTGATGAAGATGGTGGAGAATGGTCTAATATTTATCATGATTTTTAATATATTAATATTAAAATTGCAGAAAAAGGAAGTCTTTCAAAAAGATATGAAAAATAATATTGAGAGACTTCCTCTTCTAGTTATATTAAAGTGTAAATATTAATGTTACATCAATAGGAACAAGCGTATCACCATTAGGCTGAAGAAGTGGTCCAGTTGTATTTAGAGTGAGGTCATAGGTTATTGTTATAGTTTCAGGGCATACATCGTTGCAGGCACAAGTATAATCTAGAATCTGATTTATGAAATATACTCCTTCATTTCCTGGAGCTGCAATTCCTACACCAGGGTTACCAGTAGCAAAATATACATCAACATAATATTTTAAAGAACCAAGTAGTCTTATCTTGTTAAGCTTTATACAACAACCTTCAATTGTTTTTGTATCATCACAGGGATTTGTAACACATACATCCGATATGACACATGGCTCAACTAAACATTTTAAGCAATTAGAATTACACATAAATTCAGGTGTATATTCAAGTGAAAAAGTATCATCAAAGATATAACCTTCTGGGACACGTGCATACGCAACAAAAGTAATTGTATTCCCATAGTTATTACAATCAACCTCTGAACAATTGCGTGAAGATGAAATACCAACTTGTCTTTCTTTTATTTTATCTAAATAGCCTTCTGAAGAATTAGCACTCTTTAAATGCATATTAAACATCATTTTCTCATCCCTTTTGTTTAGTATTAGGAAATATTTAAATTCTATCCTGATACTATATATATGAGTTTCTCAATAATATTGTGTAAGCTTTTATGAGATTATGACAAGCTAAGTATTTTAGCAAGAACTTAGGTTAGGTATTTTGATTTTTTACTAAGCGCTTTATATTATCGCCTATTATTTTGATACCATTTTTAATATCTTCATCACTTACTCTTCCAAAACCTATTCTAAATGTATCAGTTCCTTTTAATTTATTTTCATAAAAGATATCACCAGGCATAAATATAACATTATCTTTATAACAAAGATCTAAAAGTTCTCTTGCATCTATATTATCTGTAAGCTTTATAAAAACATGTAGACCACCCTCACCAGTGATATATTCATAGGGAATATATTTGTGAATCATATCTATAACGAGATTATATTTATCTCTATAATATTTTCGTACATTCTTAACATACCTGCTAAACGCACCACTTTTTAAATAATAACAAAATGCACTTTGATCTAAAAACGATGAATGAATATTTCTGCCGCGTTTTACACTTTCTAAAACATCTATGAGTTTTTCATCTCCAAATATCCACCCAATTCTAAGACCTGGAAATAGTATTTTTGAAAGACTTCCTATATATATAACTCCATTACCATTTCCACATAAAGAAGCTATTGGATCAATTGGAGAGCTAGAGTATAATAATTCTTCGTTAAATCCATCTTCTATTATAGGAACAGAATATTTTCTGAAAAGTTTATATATTTCTTTTCTTCTTTCAGTTTTAGTTACAATTCCTGTTGGATTATTATATGAAGGTATTAAATATCCAAACTTAGGATTATATTTATCTAAAGCATCTTCAAGTGAGTTTAAATCTAGTCCTTCTTTGTCCATTTTTACTTGAACAACTTGCAATCCGTAGGCTTTCATAATCTTCAAAGCAGTATTATGAGTTGGCTCCTCACATAAAATAACATCGCCTTTAGTTGTTAATGAACTTATGATTATATCAAAGGCTTCAGTAAAACCATTTGTTATTAAAATATCTTTATTAGCAGTTGTTACACGCTTTTCTTTCATATAATCAAAAAAGTAAGCTATTAATGGTTTATAACCCTTGGCATAACCATAATTAAGTAGATTTGCTTCTTCAAAAGTCCAAGCGTCTAAAAGAGATCTTTTAAAATCATCAAGATTAAAAAGATGGCTTTCAGGAGAAATAGATTTAAAAGATATCATTCCTTTTTTATAAGGTAATTCACTTTTTGTAATATCAAGTTCTCTAAGAGTATTTCCGTAATTATTAACTCTTTCTATAAAATCAACATTATATTCATAACGTTCATGTTCACTTTCTATAGAGATGAAAGTACCTATACCTCTTTTAGTAACTATTATTCCTCTGCTTTCTAGCTCTTCATAAGCGGAAATAACAGAATTTCGACTTATATTTAAAAACTTACTTACCTCTCTTGTGGAAGGTAGCTTACTATCTTTTTTCAATTCACCACTTTTAATTCCTTGTTTAATATGCGTTTCTATTTGAATGTAGATAGGTTCATTTTTATTTATAATAAGATTAGAAAATATCAATAATAAATCAACTTCTTTCTTTGACTAATTCAGATATTATTTATATTATGTATAAAAAAATTTAGTGGTCTAGTCTACTTTTATGAGGTAAATTATAAAAAAGACAAGTACACTAGACTAGGTGAGTTATCTTTTAAAGCTTTAGCTAATTCATCATAATTAAGTGTGTTTTTACAAACTTTGTACTTGGACATATTATATTACACCTACATATAAATTTCAAAAAAATAAGAA is a window encoding:
- a CDS encoding methyl-accepting chemotaxis protein, which produces MGWFNNLGISKKLLSSFILIALIAGAMGAYGILNLKSIKNSDTELYENMTVPVSQMGEISSEFQRLRVNLRDMIIAQSPEDIQANMDKIEERRANIDKVSNSFEKTIISVEMKKEFEAFKVARVDFKSKLDKAILLAKENKDQEAVAMISENGEAGKSSRVEQDSIAKIISMKIDDAQAKSDLNTKNANITITIMLGIIIFVVVMSILIGLYISNLITKPLKRAVYIIQEMSKGHLGERLKINTKDEIGQMSVAMDIFADDLQTSIIGNMKKISNGDVSMNIQLKDEKDEISPALNKMVENIRELVKDTNMLSKAAVEGKLDTRADATKHSGDFRNIVEGVNNTLDSVIGPLNIAAEYVERISKGDIPEKITDTYYGDFNEIKNNLNNCIDVMRGLLTETNNLIKATQEGKLDTRGNSAAFVGDWGTLIDGVNKLIDAFVAPINITAEYVERISKGDIPEKITDTYYGDFNEIKNNLNNCIDVMRGLLTETNNLIKATQEGKLDTRGNSAAFAGDWGTLVGGVNKLIDAFVAPINITAEYIDRISKGDIPEKITDTYNGDFNEIKNNLNNCIDVMRGLLTETNNLIKATQEGKLDTRGNSAAFVGDWGTLIDGVNKLIDAFVAPINITAEYIDRISKGDIPEKITDTYHGDFNEIKNNLNNCIDNIRELVTESIMLSKAAIEGKLDTRADESKHNGDFRKIVEGVNELIEAMVKPIQEVNSVMNEMSKGNLGVSVKGDYKGEFGVLANTINNFRERLKNIIGEISEVIGKISEGNLVIEDVREFGGDFKSISVSLNTIIESLNSVLSEINTASDQVFTGSSQVSDGSQALSQGATEQASAIEELTSSITEVAAQTKENAINANQAKDLSLNVKEKAEEGNRHMSEMLKSMGEINESSANISKIIKVIDEIAFQTNILALNAAVEAARAGQHGKGFAVVAEEVRNLAARSANAAKETTALIEGSIKKSEKGTEIANNTAKALYEIVDGVSKAATLVAEIAASSNEQATGISQINLGIEQVSQVVQTNSATAEESAAASEELSSQSQMLKEMVSSFKLKNDNGNSSLNNGAKNYKNKQSYIKENKVAFKEVAATSSKPKIALSDNEFGKY
- a CDS encoding aminotransferase-like domain-containing protein; translation: MIFSNLIINKNEPIYIQIETHIKQGIKSGELKKDSKLPSTREVSKFLNISRNSVISAYEELESRGIIVTKRGIGTFISIESEHERYEYNVDFIERVNNYGNTLRELDITKSELPYKKGMISFKSISPESHLFNLDDFKRSLLDAWTFEEANLLNYGYAKGYKPLIAYFFDYMKEKRVTTANKDILITNGFTEAFDIIISSLTTKGDVILCEEPTHNTALKIMKAYGLQVVQVKMDKEGLDLNSLEDALDKYNPKFGYLIPSYNNPTGIVTKTERRKEIYKLFRKYSVPIIEDGFNEELLYSSSPIDPIASLCGNGNGVIYIGSLSKILFPGLRIGWIFGDEKLIDVLESVKRGRNIHSSFLDQSAFCYYLKSGAFSRYVKNVRKYYRDKYNLVIDMIHKYIPYEYITGEGGLHVFIKLTDNIDARELLDLCYKDNVIFMPGDIFYENKLKGTDTFRIGFGRVSDEDIKNGIKIIGDNIKRLVKNQNT